A single region of the Pseudalkalibacillus berkeleyi genome encodes:
- the gerQ gene encoding spore coat protein GerQ: MNYPNYRQNQGGMMQGMPGMPGMQGMQGMMGGGMPGGFPSGFPGSSQMNGQLPVEQSYIENILRLNRGKVGTFYMTFDGNPKWPAKIFKGVIEAAGRDHIIISDPETKKRYLLLMVYLDYVTFDEEIDYFDQGQMATYSPR; this comes from the coding sequence ATGAACTATCCCAATTATCGCCAAAACCAAGGCGGAATGATGCAAGGAATGCCTGGTATGCCAGGCATGCAGGGAATGCAAGGCATGATGGGTGGTGGAATGCCTGGTGGTTTTCCATCTGGATTTCCAGGATCATCACAAATGAACGGGCAGCTTCCAGTTGAACAGTCCTATATTGAAAATATCCTTCGACTCAATCGAGGTAAAGTTGGTACTTTTTATATGACGTTTGACGGAAATCCGAAGTGGCCTGCAAAGATCTTTAAAGGTGTGATTGAAGCTGCTGGACGGGATCACATTATCATCAGTGATCCTGAAACAAAAAAACGATACCTGCTGTTAATGGTTTATTTGGATTACGTAACCTTTGATGAGGAAATCGACTACTTCGATCAAGGTCAAATGGCAACCTACTCCCCACGATAA
- a CDS encoding YwdI family protein, with amino-acid sequence MSIKSSIVVQKMIDRLEKIKEEVDENASSSSVRDELSAIKAYCDLLMEVKDDKPSTIRTVQNKTNNPTPVQNISTKRLKEDDDVNGDSIFDF; translated from the coding sequence TTGAGTATAAAGTCCAGCATAGTTGTACAGAAAATGATTGACCGCCTTGAGAAAATAAAAGAAGAGGTGGATGAGAACGCATCTTCTAGCTCAGTTCGTGATGAGCTGTCAGCGATTAAGGCTTATTGTGATTTGTTGATGGAGGTAAAGGATGATAAGCCGTCTACTATACGTACGGTCCAAAATAAAACAAACAATCCTACGCCTGTGCAAAACATATCCACTAAGCGTTTAAAAGAAGATGATGATGTGAACGGAGATTCGATCTTTGATTTCTAA
- the hemQ gene encoding hydrogen peroxide-dependent heme synthase, with amino-acid sequence MSEAAKTLDGWYCLHDFRTMNWTAWKSLSSDEREHAIQELLTFLEKWEVTEAQEKGSHAFYSIVGQKADFMMMLLRPTMQELNEIENAFNKTTFAEYTIPTYSYVSVVELSNYMASKDVDPETDPMIQGRLKPTLPKWEHICFYPMDKRREGNDNWYMLSMEERRDMMRSHGMIGRGYAGKVKQIITGSVGFDDWEWGVTLFANDVLQFKKLVYEMRFDEVSARFGEFGSFYVGNILPKEKVSSFLNV; translated from the coding sequence ATGAGCGAAGCAGCTAAGACATTAGATGGTTGGTATTGCCTACACGATTTTCGTACGATGAATTGGACTGCATGGAAGTCTCTATCAAGCGATGAGCGTGAGCATGCGATCCAAGAACTACTTACATTTCTAGAAAAATGGGAAGTGACCGAGGCTCAGGAAAAAGGCAGCCACGCTTTCTATTCAATCGTTGGACAGAAAGCCGACTTCATGATGATGTTACTTCGTCCTACGATGCAAGAGCTTAACGAGATTGAAAATGCCTTCAATAAAACGACATTTGCTGAATATACGATTCCAACGTACTCTTACGTTTCCGTCGTAGAACTGAGCAACTATATGGCTTCTAAAGATGTTGACCCTGAGACAGACCCAATGATTCAAGGTCGCTTGAAGCCGACTCTTCCGAAGTGGGAGCATATCTGCTTCTATCCAATGGACAAGCGTCGTGAAGGTAACGATAACTGGTACATGCTTTCTATGGAAGAACGTCGCGACATGATGCGCAGTCACGGCATGATCGGCCGCGGCTATGCAGGTAAGGTGAAGCAGATCATCACAGGTTCTGTCGGTTTCGATGATTGGGAGTGGGGCGTAACACTATTTGCGAATGACGTCCTTCAATTCAAGAAACTCGTATACGAAATGCGCTTTGATGAAGTAAGTGCACGCTTTGGTGAATTTGGATCCTTCTACGTAGGTAACATCCTACCGAAGGAAAAAGTAAGTTCATTCCTAAACGTGTAA
- a CDS encoding DUF1499 domain-containing protein, producing MTNKRQLKECPSSPNCVSSQTEKESHYISPISYNGSSQHALATLVNVLKKMKRTKIVEEEPDYIHVECKSKVFRFTDDVEFLFDTENKVIEVRSASRKGYSDFGVNRKRMEKIRQQFINQL from the coding sequence ATGACGAACAAGCGTCAATTAAAGGAATGTCCATCCTCTCCAAACTGTGTTTCATCTCAAACGGAAAAGGAATCCCATTATATTTCACCCATCTCATACAATGGGTCGTCACAGCATGCGTTAGCAACGCTTGTCAATGTATTGAAAAAAATGAAACGAACAAAAATCGTCGAAGAAGAGCCAGACTATATTCATGTGGAGTGTAAGTCTAAAGTGTTCAGGTTTACAGATGATGTAGAATTTTTATTCGATACAGAAAATAAAGTCATCGAGGTGCGTTCCGCTTCTCGTAAAGGATATTCAGATTTTGGCGTCAATCGTAAAAGAATGGAAAAGATCAGGCAGCAATTTATTAATCAACTATAA
- a CDS encoding chemotaxis protein CheX, protein MTNLLNGTINVVKTVLPMDCEVGKPQSSYDSVNLNQAGVAIGLEKEINGTLLFLGSRELFGECGNKMFGMPFEGEMLDSFMGELGNILAGNIATHLSTENITIDITTPRVVDTVSFTADEKVISVPMKLDGFELMILIITE, encoded by the coding sequence ATGACTAATTTACTGAATGGTACGATTAACGTGGTGAAGACTGTCCTTCCAATGGATTGTGAAGTTGGAAAGCCACAAAGCAGTTATGATTCCGTAAACTTAAATCAGGCTGGTGTCGCGATTGGCTTGGAAAAAGAAATCAATGGCACTTTACTATTTCTTGGATCTCGTGAATTGTTCGGAGAATGTGGCAACAAAATGTTCGGCATGCCATTTGAAGGAGAAATGCTTGATTCATTTATGGGGGAGCTAGGAAATATTCTTGCAGGAAACATCGCGACGCATTTATCTACTGAAAACATTACCATCGATATTACTACGCCTAGAGTGGTGGACACGGTTTCTTTTACAGCAGATGAAAAAGTAATTTCTGTTCCTATGAAACTTGATGGTTTTGAGTTGATGATACTGATCATAACTGAATAG
- a CDS encoding YvrJ family protein: protein MLEGASVVGWFNLISNIGFPAVVALYLLFQLERRLVSLESTMQEIGDHIEEGNEDEKSRRTRSKRAKK from the coding sequence ATGCTAGAGGGAGCTAGTGTAGTAGGGTGGTTTAATCTCATTTCAAACATAGGGTTTCCGGCAGTTGTTGCGCTGTATCTGTTGTTCCAATTAGAAAGGCGTCTTGTTAGCTTAGAAAGTACAATGCAGGAGATTGGGGACCACATTGAAGAGGGGAATGAAGATGAGAAGTCTAGACGAACTCGTTCGAAACGCGCAAAGAAATGA
- a CDS encoding DUF423 domain-containing protein, with protein sequence MFKLFILLGAINAGLSVVLGAFGAHGLESKLSAKMMDVFKTGVQYHIFHSLGLFVIAFLADKFPTSSMLSWAGWTMMIGIILFSGSLYVLSVSGISKLGIITPFGGLAFIISWLLIVIAILKV encoded by the coding sequence ATGTTTAAGTTATTCATTCTGTTAGGTGCTATTAACGCAGGTCTCTCAGTTGTTTTAGGTGCATTTGGTGCACACGGACTCGAATCCAAATTATCAGCAAAAATGATGGATGTATTCAAAACGGGTGTGCAATATCACATATTCCACTCACTTGGACTCTTTGTTATTGCTTTCTTAGCAGACAAGTTTCCGACCTCATCCATGTTGAGCTGGGCTGGTTGGACAATGATGATCGGAATTATCCTGTTTTCAGGTAGCTTATATGTCCTTAGTGTAAGTGGCATTTCAAAGCTCGGCATCATTACACCATTTGGAGGACTGGCATTTATCATCAGCTGGTTGCTCATTGTTATAGCCATATTAAAGGTATAA
- a CDS encoding cell wall hydrolase — MGVVKATQEDIKTLARLMRAEAEGEGKLGMLMVGNVGVNRVKVRCLDFKNINTIPNMVFQSPGGFEATQKGYFYQRARKSEIKLAKKAINGERFHPASYALWFFKPGGSCPAQWFNQWNAGRYQSHCFYKPTESDCAGVYSTY, encoded by the coding sequence ATGGGAGTAGTAAAGGCGACTCAAGAAGATATCAAAACACTCGCGAGACTAATGCGGGCCGAAGCTGAAGGTGAAGGAAAGCTCGGAATGCTCATGGTTGGTAATGTCGGGGTCAATCGAGTGAAAGTACGATGTCTTGATTTTAAAAACATTAATACGATCCCGAACATGGTTTTTCAATCTCCTGGAGGATTTGAAGCTACCCAGAAGGGTTACTTTTATCAACGTGCTCGCAAAAGCGAAATTAAGTTAGCGAAAAAAGCAATCAATGGTGAACGGTTCCACCCTGCTTCTTATGCATTATGGTTCTTCAAGCCAGGAGGAAGTTGTCCTGCACAGTGGTTTAATCAATGGAATGCTGGCCGCTATCAATCTCATTGTTTTTATAAACCTACTGAATCAGATTGTGCAGGCGTTTATTCAACCTATTAG
- a CDS encoding sporulation protein, producing the protein MSFVNRMLASVGVGAAVVDTKLKENTFQAGGNIQGVVEVQGGKVDQNIDDIYIYLMTEYLREVDDRTVTETHVLGKYHVADSFTVTANESMEIPFEIPLSHDVPLSMGKTPIWLKTALDIKQAVDPTDHDYITVIPNELVDRIFTAVEQLGFRLRKSSCLHVKGHMQRNHPFVQEFEYVPTSGPFQGELDEIELIIYPDQNHVQLMIEVDKRGKGLFGFLEDALDLDEQKSMMNISRAETEDVQSLKDMFENHIRSYM; encoded by the coding sequence ATGTCTTTCGTGAATCGAATGTTAGCTAGTGTTGGTGTTGGCGCTGCCGTAGTCGATACAAAGTTGAAGGAAAATACTTTCCAAGCAGGTGGCAATATTCAAGGAGTCGTTGAAGTTCAAGGTGGAAAAGTGGATCAAAACATTGATGATATTTATATTTATCTCATGACAGAATACCTTCGGGAAGTTGATGATCGTACGGTAACTGAAACACATGTACTTGGTAAATATCATGTTGCAGATAGCTTCACGGTAACCGCAAATGAAAGCATGGAAATCCCGTTTGAGATTCCTCTTTCACATGACGTACCTTTATCTATGGGTAAAACACCTATTTGGTTGAAAACTGCGCTAGACATTAAACAAGCTGTGGATCCTACTGATCATGATTACATCACAGTTATACCTAATGAGTTAGTTGATCGCATCTTTACTGCTGTTGAACAGCTTGGATTTCGACTACGGAAGTCATCCTGCCTGCACGTGAAAGGACACATGCAACGCAATCATCCATTCGTCCAAGAGTTTGAATATGTACCGACATCAGGACCTTTCCAAGGTGAGTTGGATGAAATCGAGCTGATCATTTATCCTGATCAAAATCACGTACAGCTTATGATTGAAGTCGATAAACGAGGAAAAGGGCTTTTCGGATTTCTAGAGGATGCACTCGACCTCGATGAACAAAAATCGATGATGAATATCTCAAGAGCGGAAACAGAAGATGTACAATCGTTGAAGGATATGTTCGAAAACCACATTCGTTCATATATGTAA
- a CDS encoding helix-turn-helix domain-containing protein: protein MRSLDELVRNAQRNDSQAMEQLLKRLDPKIKHSIHSIEKKYQEDVEQEVKLKIMEAVQTYELKRVPSLADMLQKSKEGRSILQNLKNDNSEKLS from the coding sequence ATGAGAAGTCTAGACGAACTCGTTCGAAACGCGCAAAGAAATGATTCGCAAGCAATGGAACAGTTGTTAAAGCGCTTAGATCCTAAAATTAAGCATTCGATCCACTCGATAGAAAAAAAGTATCAAGAGGATGTTGAGCAAGAAGTGAAATTAAAGATCATGGAGGCTGTCCAAACCTATGAGTTAAAAAGGGTTCCGTCTTTAGCTGACATGCTGCAAAAATCAAAGGAAGGCAGGAGCATTTTACAAAACTTGAAAAATGACAATTCAGAGAAGCTCTCGTGA
- the wrbA gene encoding NAD(P)H:quinone oxidoreductase: MATKILIPYYSAFGHVYHMAQAVAEGVRKVDDVEVKIVRIKEFAEVEKAMSENEYYVKAQEMQSDIPVATHEDLKWADGIIWGIPTRYGSMPAQMKQYLDSAGGLWMNGELEGKATAVFTSTGSIHGGQETTALTSFVPFMHFGMIFVGLPYGENPEQLTSDAVGGSPYSASTVAGPEGGEQPKEVDMTMAGRLGARVAKVAGALKTLR; the protein is encoded by the coding sequence ATGGCAACGAAAATTTTAATTCCGTATTATAGCGCATTTGGACACGTTTATCACATGGCACAGGCAGTCGCAGAAGGTGTTAGAAAAGTAGACGATGTGGAAGTGAAAATTGTTCGTATCAAAGAGTTCGCTGAAGTAGAGAAAGCCATGTCTGAGAATGAATATTATGTAAAAGCGCAAGAAATGCAATCTGATATTCCTGTTGCAACACATGAAGATCTTAAATGGGCGGACGGTATTATCTGGGGCATTCCGACACGCTATGGTTCCATGCCTGCACAAATGAAGCAATACTTAGATTCTGCTGGTGGCCTTTGGATGAACGGAGAACTTGAGGGGAAAGCAACGGCTGTATTCACAAGCACTGGTTCCATCCATGGTGGTCAAGAAACAACTGCATTGACTTCATTCGTACCTTTCATGCATTTCGGTATGATCTTTGTCGGTCTCCCTTACGGTGAAAATCCTGAACAGTTAACGTCAGATGCAGTTGGTGGATCTCCTTACTCCGCTTCAACGGTTGCAGGACCTGAAGGTGGCGAGCAGCCGAAGGAAGTCGACATGACAATGGCTGGAAGACTTGGAGCACGCGTTGCGAAAGTAGCAGGCGCACTGAAAACATTAAGATAA
- a CDS encoding sigma-70 family RNA polymerase sigma factor: MREAKHLLRQIQKQRDLLTAFMDRDEDREDMLQFIHSPTIDGYTELNHRFQQFCFECRFIHYMSKFIYFQTINTIRKLRRNQFQSLPEAFESVVGEDYLMNKFEKSEIECPVLMKGIKNLTDLQQKVIHLHYQKNWKLRRIAEALCVSPQSISKAHRRALNEIRTWMESDQHARGS, from the coding sequence ATGAGAGAAGCCAAACATTTATTAAGACAAATTCAGAAACAGAGAGATTTGTTAACAGCCTTTATGGATCGGGATGAAGATAGGGAGGACATGCTGCAGTTCATTCATTCACCCACGATCGACGGGTACACGGAGCTCAATCACCGCTTCCAACAATTTTGTTTTGAATGCAGATTTATTCACTATATGTCTAAGTTCATTTACTTTCAAACTATTAATACAATAAGAAAGCTTCGTAGGAATCAATTTCAATCTTTACCCGAAGCTTTTGAAAGCGTTGTGGGTGAGGATTATCTGATGAACAAATTTGAAAAAAGTGAAATCGAGTGCCCAGTTCTGATGAAGGGGATTAAGAATTTAACAGACCTGCAACAAAAAGTGATCCATCTACATTATCAGAAGAATTGGAAGCTCAGGAGGATTGCAGAGGCTTTATGTGTCTCCCCACAATCTATTTCCAAAGCACATAGGCGAGCGTTAAATGAAATCAGAACATGGATGGAGAGTGATCAGCATGCTAGAGGGAGCTAG
- a CDS encoding MarR family winged helix-turn-helix transcriptional regulator, which yields MKDTSLELFVVLSKASQSMMEVARKDIQSYGLNPTEFAVMELLYHKGPHPLQKIGEKILLASGSITYVVDKLEEKGHLERKACPNDRRITHAYLSEQGKKRMEEIFPPHHKVLKQAMEGITEEEKQLIIPILKKLGKYADSEHS from the coding sequence ATGAAGGACACATCATTAGAGCTATTTGTCGTACTTTCGAAAGCTTCTCAATCTATGATGGAGGTAGCTCGCAAAGATATCCAAAGCTACGGACTTAATCCAACGGAATTTGCGGTGATGGAATTACTTTATCATAAGGGTCCACATCCACTTCAGAAAATTGGAGAAAAAATTCTGCTAGCAAGTGGCAGCATTACGTATGTCGTCGATAAGTTAGAAGAAAAAGGGCACTTAGAAAGAAAAGCATGTCCAAATGACCGCCGGATCACTCATGCTTACTTGTCTGAGCAAGGGAAAAAACGAATGGAAGAAATATTTCCGCCCCACCATAAAGTCCTTAAGCAAGCAATGGAAGGCATAACAGAAGAAGAGAAGCAGCTCATCATACCGATTCTAAAAAAGCTTGGGAAGTACGCCGATTCAGAGCATTCTTAA